From the Cyclopterus lumpus isolate fCycLum1 chromosome 25, fCycLum1.pri, whole genome shotgun sequence genome, the window CGGGCCGGTGGCGCCGGTGGAGTCCCAGGCCAGCAGCCACTTCCCTGAGGAAACGTCCTGCTCGGCATCGCCTGTTTGGATCCGTGACCAGAAGAGCAGTCGGCGACGTTAGAGGGATGTCAGATGTCTTATCGTTGGGGTCCTCCATTATTTCCAGCCTGTTTCATGTATGAATATGATCATTTCTTAGACAGAGGACACCTGAAGGTGTGCTTTATGACAAGAATGGGTAACATTCCGACTGGTGACATTCTGTATCTTTGGTTACACTTGGATACATTTGGAGATTCGGGCCATTAAAGCAAACAGAGCTGACCTTTTTGTTTAAGCAATGTTTCCAAATGCACCCCAATGGTTACATTGAGGgccataataaatacattatacatatataacatatattagAAATTaggaaaatatgaaaataatgctgtgtgtttttccaaTCACCAAATTAAACTTTTAAATACACATATTCTAGAggccctgtttgtttgtttgtatactgtattaAAGTAAGCTCGACATGTGTATATGTTGGGAAACATTATTAGAGAATTTGAATGAACATTTGATGACATATGTTATCAAGAGGCAAACAGGACTTACACAAACTTCCCCACCAGCAACTTCTACAGAGTTGTAATTCACACGAATTGATGCCGTTAAATTTGCAAAGCTGACTGCATCACACCTGCACGCGCATGTTCTGCACATGCGCGTGCACAGTTTATATATAgcgaaagaaaaaagaaaagctttccAAAAAGGAAACGAATCTCCACGCAGGAATGCCATCATTCTTTTTTATGACCCGGAACCCAAAGTTGCTCCTTGGCCGCTGCTCCGAATGCGCGATGGGTGACGCGCAGAGGGCAAAGTTCATGTTCAACCTGAAGATAACGTTTTAAATGGATCGCCTGGTCAAATGTCTTCAGATGAAGAGACGCCAAAAGCTCAAAGTCTTTCTCgtgggaaaagaggaaaagatgcCGCATTTACAGCTTTATTACCTGTTAAAACTGATACATCactggagaggggagagggggggttcacagagaggagacactTCCCACGTTCCCACGCGCATTTACCGACGTTTGAAATGCAGATGAGCTACAGACCAAGATACTTGCTCCATTAAGAACTGTTTCACGCCCAGAATACATTATTTTCCCAGCAAATATTAGTGACTTTTGTCATAACAGCTGTTCTTTCACCAAATTTCGAATTTAAAATCAGGAAAATGTGACATTACGCACGGGAATGGCAACTTTTACGCACATGCGTCCCCTCAATTTAAATCTACTTAGTTGCTTTAAAATTTAACCAGAATTATCACATACACGTAAGCATAAAAAGGCTACAAGggatatactaataataaaagtgCTAAAGATATATGAATGGAAGTATGTACTTTACAGTTACAGTTTTTCAAAGTAAGGCTTGAAGCTCGTTGTGAAACGTCGCCGCTTATCATCACGTGTGTTCCACCACACCAAGTCCACACTTATGCATATGAGCTCCTTCAGGACACGTGCCAGCAAACAATGAACGCGTAGGCGACGTTTGGtaatttttccttttgtttatttgcaaatgacaaattaaataaattaaggTGCAAAAATACTTCACAATATGTGACACGACGAACACGAGTCGGCCCGTAGCAGCATAGGTGTGGTCACAACAGATTTACAATATCTACACATGGATCAGACTTTACAGAGAAGCAGGAGAGGCCGCAGTTCAACACGTTGAACATGTCCTTGTAGAACGACAGGTGAACAACACGCTCTTCTTTTGTGGATATTAATCGGCATTATAGTCATTCAAAGTTCAGTTTCTGGAGTCACTGCGTGGGGGTCAGGGCCACGGCCTCCACATCGACTGGCTGACCGCTTGGTTCGGGCACGCGCTCTGTTTGCTCGCTCGACTCGCCACTTTGTGCGGCTGGAGGGGCGTTGACGTGGCAGAGCTTTGCGATTCCCCACGGGTCTGGACACAATTTGGCACAGTGGTGAGGGCAGGCGTGCACAGTCTGTGCCCGGATCTCTGCATCAGCGACCGAAGAATAGACCTGGAGGACTTCCTGAGAAGAAGGGAGCCGGAGGCGGAACGAGCTTCGGTTCTTCTTTGGGCGCCTGCGGGGTCGGAGTCTGAGCGGGCGAAGCGAGCGGCGAGAGACGCGTCCAGTGCGGCTCCGAGCCACAGGCCTTTCCCCTCGGGGCCCAGGAACTGAGCCGCAGTCTGCAGGCAGGTAGAGAAGCCGTCTTGGAGGTGTTTGTGACCTCCACCAGCACCTTCAGCTCTACCGTTTCTTCTAGTGTTCTGCAGGAAGAGGACCGCGTGCTCGAGTATCTCAGCTTTCTCCACCCGGCGCTGAGGCGCTTCCTGGGACAGAAACAAGGAGTTAATAAACAGTTACTCAAAGGCCCAGTGGTCCATGTTGAACAAGTAGACCACTCGAGTTGTGTGGTCGTTACCTGTCTCTGTAGCAGAAGAGTCTTCAGGCTCTCCAGGCTGCGGTTCATTCTCTCCCGTCGACGCCTCTCCACCTGAGGTTTGAGACTCTGCGGGACAGAAACGAgtagaatgaatgaatgaatgaatgaatgaatgaatgaatgaatgaatgaatgaatgaatgaatgaatgaatgaatgaatgaatgagacgTGGAATTGTTTGAGTCTCTTCAAGAGTTCTCTGCCTCTGTCCGGGCTACACAGAGTAATGAGCACCAGACAATACAGACACGAAATGATCTGAAATGTTGCATGAAAGCATAAATGATACCTTTCTGCCGGCCTTTGCGTCCTCTGAATCCCGAAGCATTTTCATGATTGTATTCCAAGTCCTGGTAGCTGCAGCTCCGCCGGTGTTTCAGTCGAAGCTGAATGTGACATCAGAAACCTTTGCGACAGCTTTTATCCCGTAGTGGGCGTGACTTTAGGCTCCACCCACAAGCTCTGATCACATATGTTATATTACTCCAGGTTTTCTACTCCGTGATTAACGATTTAACTTATTACCGAGTGGTTTATGTCTTTAAAATAGTCATCACTACAAGTGTGCACCTGCTTTGTTGAGTCTCTTTCCCCTGACAGTCTGCTCCAGTTTAAAAGTTAATGTTGGATATGTTAGTGACAAAGAGAAGGCTGGTATTGTTAAAGCATGACAATAaagtttgtattcattcaattgCCTTATAAAATTCCCTTTTAAACATGTTCTTAATTGTcgttttttaacacattttgacAAAGATGAATACGGACTGAAGACGCGCTCGACCCTCTGCGGGCACGTGCAGCTGCCCCGCGGAGTGTCAGTGACACGCGCCCGTGAAAGGTGTTAGCGGCTCGTGGGTCTAGTTTTACATATGTGAGGGGAAGCAACACGCATCCGCCAAAACAGCGTGAGGCTCAGACAAACGACCGTGGGTGACTTCACATGGACGGCCAAACGAGACACGTCCTCGGGCGCCACTGTCCGAACAAAAGGAGACCAGAACACCTTTTGAATAAGAGCTCTTTCACTGGCTCACTGATGATTGAGCTGctcatgaatttaaaaaaacatctgcaacaCGAGTGTTCCGGCGTGCGTAAAATGTACTCTTCCATGCGCATGTGCTGTCTCTTTGTTTGCGaataaaaggcaaaacaaaGTCAAAAACGCCAGCTCAAAGTTACACATATCTTATTTAATTCAAACCATGTTTGTTAATCTACAAACAATCTGCAAAATCTGCAGAACATAGCACCACCGCCGCGCGTAAAATGACCTGTTAGGGGCGGCTGTGGTGCTATGTTCTGCAGAGTTTGCACCTGCAAAGGTAAAAATCATGAGATTAAAACCAAAAGGCACATCCCATGATGTCGTTTGGACAAGCAACGCGTGGGAACCCCAAAGCCACTTCTCCCTCAAACACTCTTTGTTATGATGTATCAATTCTAACACGTAATAAAGTGTGAATGCAGCTCCCTCGACAATTTTCCCACGAGAAAGAGTTGAAGGAGCTACTCCCACATTTGCACTTCGGTGTGGGGCAGTCTCCATTATTCAGTAAACAAAACTGGATCGAGTCTGTGTGCCAACTGTTCTCGGATCATCTACCTACAATTCTCTATTAATTACTATTTAAGTTCAAGTAAATGTGTCTAATTATTTCGTATAGTTCTAAAAGGACAACCGCGATGCGCGTAAAGATCCTTTTACGCACGACTCTTCCAACATTGATGACATTGG encodes:
- the LOC117728219 gene encoding transcription factor HES-5-like; the encoded protein is MKMLRDSEDAKAGRKSLKPQVERRRRERMNRSLESLKTLLLQRQEAPQRRVEKAEILEHAVLFLQNTRRNGRAEGAGGGHKHLQDGFSTCLQTAAQFLGPEGKGLWLGAALDASLAARFARSDSDPAGAQRRTEARSASGSLLLRKSSRSILRSLMQRSGHRLCTPALTTVPNCVQTRGESQSSATSTPLQPHKVASRASKQSACPNQAVSQSMWRPWP